In Falco biarmicus isolate bFalBia1 chromosome 5, bFalBia1.pri, whole genome shotgun sequence, a single genomic region encodes these proteins:
- the IRF5 gene encoding interferon regulatory factor 5 isoform X2: MQIYGKRMLMRCLQLLRGNTPGGGGERRQDPGGRHTGVTRGGTWVGATQGSRAGHTSPTPGAAGPGRSRSGGVAGSVPRPTPRPPPHAPAPPCGSAGRWRRPRSAGPAMNPPPRRVRLKPWLVAQVNSQRYPGLQWLDAERRRFAIPWRHATRHPPAPQDHDNIFKAWAQETGKFTEGVDEPDPAKWKANLRCALNKSREFRLLFDGTKATPIQPYKVYELCQGPADGADGVAEDDYGCVGEEDVSQLQKMTSLSIKDTRHGGDLLPSYPWPKEEPHFGSGCPPGPFAPPLQALLPAEVGDTHGTPELAPATLSETGPPLGTLGPPSTCPIAPMEHIIPNLLISPHMLPLTDLEIKFQYRGRQVCVLTISNPHGCRLFHSSLEPTQEQVELFGPLTLEQVRFPATDTIPNEKQRFYTHQLLDVLDRGLILELQGQDIYAIRLCQCKVFWTGPCATHSAGPNPIEREKKTKLFSLEGFLNGLILFQKGQTMTPPPFEIFLCFGEEWPDQKPKEKKLITVQVVPVAARLLLEMFSGELSWSADSIPLQISHPDLKDKMVEQFKELHQLWQNQQRLPPVQPEPRPAAAAGAWVLPPGSLPQ, encoded by the exons ATGCAAATTTATGGAAAACGTATGTTAATGAGGTGTCTGCAGTTGCTGCGGGGTAACACCCCGGGAGGTGGGGGCGAACGGAGACAGGACCCCGGAGGGCGACACACAGGGGTCACGCGTGGGGGAACATGGGTGGGGGCCACACAGGGGTCACGGGCGGGGCACACGAGCCCCaccccgggcgcggcggggccggggcggtcCCGGAGTGGTGGCGTGGCCGGCTCCGTCCCACGCCCCacgccccggcccccgccccacgcccccgccccgccgtgcGGAAGCGCtgggcggtggcggcggcctCGGAGCGCAG GTCCTGCCATGAACCCCCCGCCTCGCCGGGTGCGGCTGAAGCCGTGGCTGGTGGCACAGGTCAACAGCCAGCGCTACCCggggctgcagtggctggacGCTGAGCGGCGACGCTTTGCCATCCCCTGGCGCCATGCCACCcgccaccccccagcccctcaggaCCACGACAACATCTTCAAG gccTGGGCACAGGAGACAGGCAAGTTCACGGAGGGGGTGGACGAGCCGGACCCAGCTAAGTGGAAGGCCAACCTGCGCTGCGCCCTCAACAAGAGCCGCGAGTTCCGCCTGCTCTTTGACGGCACCAAGGCCACCCCGATCCAGCCCTACAAGGTCTACGAGCTCTGCCAGGGGCCAGCTGATGGCGCAG ATGGAGTGGCTGAGGATGACTATGGCTGCGTCGGGGAGGAGGATGTCAGCCAG ctccagaagATGACATCTCTGAGCATCAAAG ATACCCGGCATGGGGGGGATCTGCTACCCTCCTACCCCTGGCCCAAGGAGGAGCCACACTTCGGCAGCGGCTGCCCCCCAGGGCCCTTTGCACCGCCCCTCCAAGCACTGCTCCCTGCTGAGGTGGGGGACACCCATGGGACCCCCGAACTGGCCCCTGCCACCCTAAGCGAGACGGGGCCACCCCTGGGCACGCTGGGGCCCCCGTCCACCTGCCCGATAGCACCCATGGAGCACATCATCCCCAACCTGCTCATCAGCCCCCACATGCTGCCAT TGACTGACCTGGAGATCAAGTTCCAGTACCGGGGCCGTCAGGTCTGCGTCCTCACCATCAGCAACCCCCATGGCTGCCGCCTCTTCCACAGCAGCCTGGAGCCCACGCAGGAGCAGGTGGAGCTCTTCGGGCCACTGACACTGGAGCAGGTCCGCTTCCCTGCCACTGATACCATCCCCAACGAGAAGCAGCGTTTCTACACCCACCAGCTCCTGGATGTGTTGGACCGCGGGCTcatcctggagctgcagggccAGGACATCTACGCCATCCGCCTCTGCCAGTGCAAGGTCTTCTGGACGGGGCCCTGTGCCACCCACAGTGCTGGCCCCAACCCCAttgagagggagaagaagacCAAGCTCTTCAGCCTTGAGGGGTTTCTCAATG GCCTCATCCTGTTCCAGAAGGGCCAGACCATGACCCCCCCACCCTTCGAGATCTTCCTCTGCTTCGGCGAAGAGTGGCCGGACCAGAAACCCAAGGAGAAAAAGCTTATCACGGTGCAG GTGGTGCCGGTGGCGGCacggctgctgctggagatgttCTCAGGAGAGCTGTCCTGGTCAGCCGACAGCATCCCCCTGCAGATCTCCCACCCTGACCTCAAGGACAAGATGGTGGAGCAGTTCAAGGAGCTTCACCAGCTCTGGCAGAACCAGCAGCGGCTGCCACCGGTGCAGCCAGAGCCCAGACCCGCTGCCGCTGCTGGAGCCTGGGTGCTGCCACCAGGCTCCCTGCCCCAGTGA
- the IRF5 gene encoding interferon regulatory factor 5 isoform X3 — MDAGPAMNPPPRRVRLKPWLVAQVNSQRYPGLQWLDAERRRFAIPWRHATRHPPAPQDHDNIFKAWAQETGKFTEGVDEPDPAKWKANLRCALNKSREFRLLFDGTKATPIQPYKVYELCQGPADGADGVAEDDYGCVGEEDVSQLQKMTSLSIKDTRHGGDLLPSYPWPKEEPHFGSGCPPGPFAPPLQALLPAEVGDTHGTPELAPATLSETGPPLGTLGPPSTCPIAPMEHIIPNLLISPHMLPLTDLEIKFQYRGRQVCVLTISNPHGCRLFHSSLEPTQEQVELFGPLTLEQVRFPATDTIPNEKQRFYTHQLLDVLDRGLILELQGQDIYAIRLCQCKVFWTGPCATHSAGPNPIEREKKTKLFSLEGFLNGLILFQKGQTMTPPPFEIFLCFGEEWPDQKPKEKKLITVQVVPVAARLLLEMFSGELSWSADSIPLQISHPDLKDKMVEQFKELHQLWQNQQRLPPVQPEPRPAAAAGAWVLPPGSLPQ, encoded by the exons ATGGAtgctg GTCCTGCCATGAACCCCCCGCCTCGCCGGGTGCGGCTGAAGCCGTGGCTGGTGGCACAGGTCAACAGCCAGCGCTACCCggggctgcagtggctggacGCTGAGCGGCGACGCTTTGCCATCCCCTGGCGCCATGCCACCcgccaccccccagcccctcaggaCCACGACAACATCTTCAAG gccTGGGCACAGGAGACAGGCAAGTTCACGGAGGGGGTGGACGAGCCGGACCCAGCTAAGTGGAAGGCCAACCTGCGCTGCGCCCTCAACAAGAGCCGCGAGTTCCGCCTGCTCTTTGACGGCACCAAGGCCACCCCGATCCAGCCCTACAAGGTCTACGAGCTCTGCCAGGGGCCAGCTGATGGCGCAG ATGGAGTGGCTGAGGATGACTATGGCTGCGTCGGGGAGGAGGATGTCAGCCAG ctccagaagATGACATCTCTGAGCATCAAAG ATACCCGGCATGGGGGGGATCTGCTACCCTCCTACCCCTGGCCCAAGGAGGAGCCACACTTCGGCAGCGGCTGCCCCCCAGGGCCCTTTGCACCGCCCCTCCAAGCACTGCTCCCTGCTGAGGTGGGGGACACCCATGGGACCCCCGAACTGGCCCCTGCCACCCTAAGCGAGACGGGGCCACCCCTGGGCACGCTGGGGCCCCCGTCCACCTGCCCGATAGCACCCATGGAGCACATCATCCCCAACCTGCTCATCAGCCCCCACATGCTGCCAT TGACTGACCTGGAGATCAAGTTCCAGTACCGGGGCCGTCAGGTCTGCGTCCTCACCATCAGCAACCCCCATGGCTGCCGCCTCTTCCACAGCAGCCTGGAGCCCACGCAGGAGCAGGTGGAGCTCTTCGGGCCACTGACACTGGAGCAGGTCCGCTTCCCTGCCACTGATACCATCCCCAACGAGAAGCAGCGTTTCTACACCCACCAGCTCCTGGATGTGTTGGACCGCGGGCTcatcctggagctgcagggccAGGACATCTACGCCATCCGCCTCTGCCAGTGCAAGGTCTTCTGGACGGGGCCCTGTGCCACCCACAGTGCTGGCCCCAACCCCAttgagagggagaagaagacCAAGCTCTTCAGCCTTGAGGGGTTTCTCAATG GCCTCATCCTGTTCCAGAAGGGCCAGACCATGACCCCCCCACCCTTCGAGATCTTCCTCTGCTTCGGCGAAGAGTGGCCGGACCAGAAACCCAAGGAGAAAAAGCTTATCACGGTGCAG GTGGTGCCGGTGGCGGCacggctgctgctggagatgttCTCAGGAGAGCTGTCCTGGTCAGCCGACAGCATCCCCCTGCAGATCTCCCACCCTGACCTCAAGGACAAGATGGTGGAGCAGTTCAAGGAGCTTCACCAGCTCTGGCAGAACCAGCAGCGGCTGCCACCGGTGCAGCCAGAGCCCAGACCCGCTGCCGCTGCTGGAGCCTGGGTGCTGCCACCAGGCTCCCTGCCCCAGTGA
- the IRF5 gene encoding interferon regulatory factor 5 isoform X4: MWGPAMNPPPRRVRLKPWLVAQVNSQRYPGLQWLDAERRRFAIPWRHATRHPPAPQDHDNIFKAWAQETGKFTEGVDEPDPAKWKANLRCALNKSREFRLLFDGTKATPIQPYKVYELCQGPADGADGVAEDDYGCVGEEDVSQLQKMTSLSIKDTRHGGDLLPSYPWPKEEPHFGSGCPPGPFAPPLQALLPAEVGDTHGTPELAPATLSETGPPLGTLGPPSTCPIAPMEHIIPNLLISPHMLPLTDLEIKFQYRGRQVCVLTISNPHGCRLFHSSLEPTQEQVELFGPLTLEQVRFPATDTIPNEKQRFYTHQLLDVLDRGLILELQGQDIYAIRLCQCKVFWTGPCATHSAGPNPIEREKKTKLFSLEGFLNGLILFQKGQTMTPPPFEIFLCFGEEWPDQKPKEKKLITVQVVPVAARLLLEMFSGELSWSADSIPLQISHPDLKDKMVEQFKELHQLWQNQQRLPPVQPEPRPAAAAGAWVLPPGSLPQ; encoded by the exons ATGTGGG GTCCTGCCATGAACCCCCCGCCTCGCCGGGTGCGGCTGAAGCCGTGGCTGGTGGCACAGGTCAACAGCCAGCGCTACCCggggctgcagtggctggacGCTGAGCGGCGACGCTTTGCCATCCCCTGGCGCCATGCCACCcgccaccccccagcccctcaggaCCACGACAACATCTTCAAG gccTGGGCACAGGAGACAGGCAAGTTCACGGAGGGGGTGGACGAGCCGGACCCAGCTAAGTGGAAGGCCAACCTGCGCTGCGCCCTCAACAAGAGCCGCGAGTTCCGCCTGCTCTTTGACGGCACCAAGGCCACCCCGATCCAGCCCTACAAGGTCTACGAGCTCTGCCAGGGGCCAGCTGATGGCGCAG ATGGAGTGGCTGAGGATGACTATGGCTGCGTCGGGGAGGAGGATGTCAGCCAG ctccagaagATGACATCTCTGAGCATCAAAG ATACCCGGCATGGGGGGGATCTGCTACCCTCCTACCCCTGGCCCAAGGAGGAGCCACACTTCGGCAGCGGCTGCCCCCCAGGGCCCTTTGCACCGCCCCTCCAAGCACTGCTCCCTGCTGAGGTGGGGGACACCCATGGGACCCCCGAACTGGCCCCTGCCACCCTAAGCGAGACGGGGCCACCCCTGGGCACGCTGGGGCCCCCGTCCACCTGCCCGATAGCACCCATGGAGCACATCATCCCCAACCTGCTCATCAGCCCCCACATGCTGCCAT TGACTGACCTGGAGATCAAGTTCCAGTACCGGGGCCGTCAGGTCTGCGTCCTCACCATCAGCAACCCCCATGGCTGCCGCCTCTTCCACAGCAGCCTGGAGCCCACGCAGGAGCAGGTGGAGCTCTTCGGGCCACTGACACTGGAGCAGGTCCGCTTCCCTGCCACTGATACCATCCCCAACGAGAAGCAGCGTTTCTACACCCACCAGCTCCTGGATGTGTTGGACCGCGGGCTcatcctggagctgcagggccAGGACATCTACGCCATCCGCCTCTGCCAGTGCAAGGTCTTCTGGACGGGGCCCTGTGCCACCCACAGTGCTGGCCCCAACCCCAttgagagggagaagaagacCAAGCTCTTCAGCCTTGAGGGGTTTCTCAATG GCCTCATCCTGTTCCAGAAGGGCCAGACCATGACCCCCCCACCCTTCGAGATCTTCCTCTGCTTCGGCGAAGAGTGGCCGGACCAGAAACCCAAGGAGAAAAAGCTTATCACGGTGCAG GTGGTGCCGGTGGCGGCacggctgctgctggagatgttCTCAGGAGAGCTGTCCTGGTCAGCCGACAGCATCCCCCTGCAGATCTCCCACCCTGACCTCAAGGACAAGATGGTGGAGCAGTTCAAGGAGCTTCACCAGCTCTGGCAGAACCAGCAGCGGCTGCCACCGGTGCAGCCAGAGCCCAGACCCGCTGCCGCTGCTGGAGCCTGGGTGCTGCCACCAGGCTCCCTGCCCCAGTGA
- the IRF5 gene encoding interferon regulatory factor 5 isoform X1: protein MWDGVPPHPPSCQPRPRGTLQFLFRGQGGHPRVPVTAAHTCHELGSFTLTGPAMNPPPRRVRLKPWLVAQVNSQRYPGLQWLDAERRRFAIPWRHATRHPPAPQDHDNIFKAWAQETGKFTEGVDEPDPAKWKANLRCALNKSREFRLLFDGTKATPIQPYKVYELCQGPADGADGVAEDDYGCVGEEDVSQLQKMTSLSIKDTRHGGDLLPSYPWPKEEPHFGSGCPPGPFAPPLQALLPAEVGDTHGTPELAPATLSETGPPLGTLGPPSTCPIAPMEHIIPNLLISPHMLPLTDLEIKFQYRGRQVCVLTISNPHGCRLFHSSLEPTQEQVELFGPLTLEQVRFPATDTIPNEKQRFYTHQLLDVLDRGLILELQGQDIYAIRLCQCKVFWTGPCATHSAGPNPIEREKKTKLFSLEGFLNGLILFQKGQTMTPPPFEIFLCFGEEWPDQKPKEKKLITVQVVPVAARLLLEMFSGELSWSADSIPLQISHPDLKDKMVEQFKELHQLWQNQQRLPPVQPEPRPAAAAGAWVLPPGSLPQ from the exons ATGTGGGACGgggtgcccccccacccccccagctgccagccacGGCCCCGGGGGACACTCCAGTTCCTGTTTCGGGGCCAGGGGGGGCACCCACGGGTGCCTGTCACAGCTGCACACACGTGTCACGAGCTCGGCTCCTTCACACTCACAG GTCCTGCCATGAACCCCCCGCCTCGCCGGGTGCGGCTGAAGCCGTGGCTGGTGGCACAGGTCAACAGCCAGCGCTACCCggggctgcagtggctggacGCTGAGCGGCGACGCTTTGCCATCCCCTGGCGCCATGCCACCcgccaccccccagcccctcaggaCCACGACAACATCTTCAAG gccTGGGCACAGGAGACAGGCAAGTTCACGGAGGGGGTGGACGAGCCGGACCCAGCTAAGTGGAAGGCCAACCTGCGCTGCGCCCTCAACAAGAGCCGCGAGTTCCGCCTGCTCTTTGACGGCACCAAGGCCACCCCGATCCAGCCCTACAAGGTCTACGAGCTCTGCCAGGGGCCAGCTGATGGCGCAG ATGGAGTGGCTGAGGATGACTATGGCTGCGTCGGGGAGGAGGATGTCAGCCAG ctccagaagATGACATCTCTGAGCATCAAAG ATACCCGGCATGGGGGGGATCTGCTACCCTCCTACCCCTGGCCCAAGGAGGAGCCACACTTCGGCAGCGGCTGCCCCCCAGGGCCCTTTGCACCGCCCCTCCAAGCACTGCTCCCTGCTGAGGTGGGGGACACCCATGGGACCCCCGAACTGGCCCCTGCCACCCTAAGCGAGACGGGGCCACCCCTGGGCACGCTGGGGCCCCCGTCCACCTGCCCGATAGCACCCATGGAGCACATCATCCCCAACCTGCTCATCAGCCCCCACATGCTGCCAT TGACTGACCTGGAGATCAAGTTCCAGTACCGGGGCCGTCAGGTCTGCGTCCTCACCATCAGCAACCCCCATGGCTGCCGCCTCTTCCACAGCAGCCTGGAGCCCACGCAGGAGCAGGTGGAGCTCTTCGGGCCACTGACACTGGAGCAGGTCCGCTTCCCTGCCACTGATACCATCCCCAACGAGAAGCAGCGTTTCTACACCCACCAGCTCCTGGATGTGTTGGACCGCGGGCTcatcctggagctgcagggccAGGACATCTACGCCATCCGCCTCTGCCAGTGCAAGGTCTTCTGGACGGGGCCCTGTGCCACCCACAGTGCTGGCCCCAACCCCAttgagagggagaagaagacCAAGCTCTTCAGCCTTGAGGGGTTTCTCAATG GCCTCATCCTGTTCCAGAAGGGCCAGACCATGACCCCCCCACCCTTCGAGATCTTCCTCTGCTTCGGCGAAGAGTGGCCGGACCAGAAACCCAAGGAGAAAAAGCTTATCACGGTGCAG GTGGTGCCGGTGGCGGCacggctgctgctggagatgttCTCAGGAGAGCTGTCCTGGTCAGCCGACAGCATCCCCCTGCAGATCTCCCACCCTGACCTCAAGGACAAGATGGTGGAGCAGTTCAAGGAGCTTCACCAGCTCTGGCAGAACCAGCAGCGGCTGCCACCGGTGCAGCCAGAGCCCAGACCCGCTGCCGCTGCTGGAGCCTGGGTGCTGCCACCAGGCTCCCTGCCCCAGTGA